In a single window of the Amycolatopsis sp. cg5 genome:
- a CDS encoding flavin reductase family protein, with protein sequence MAKFATGITVLTAGGESGHGMTANAFSSVSLEPPMVLCCVSRAARMHSAIEAADSFGVSILGSGQRDLSKYFADWRRPGGLAQFDEVDCTFGKHTGAPLLNGALAWLECRLAHAYEGGDHTIFVGEVLSASRGTAQEALVFYGGGYHDIEPRARQSA encoded by the coding sequence ATGGCCAAGTTCGCCACCGGCATCACGGTGCTCACCGCCGGTGGTGAATCGGGCCACGGCATGACGGCCAACGCGTTCAGCTCCGTCTCACTCGAGCCGCCGATGGTCCTGTGCTGCGTCTCCCGCGCGGCCAGGATGCACTCGGCGATCGAGGCGGCCGACTCCTTCGGCGTCTCGATTCTCGGCTCGGGGCAACGGGACCTGTCCAAGTACTTCGCCGACTGGCGCCGCCCCGGCGGGCTCGCCCAGTTCGACGAGGTCGACTGCACCTTCGGCAAGCACACGGGCGCGCCACTGCTCAACGGCGCGCTCGCCTGGCTCGAATGCCGCCTCGCCCACGCCTACGAAGGCGGCGACCACACCATCTTCGTCGGTGAGGTCCTCTCCGCCAGCCGCGGCACCGCCCAAGAAGCACTCGTCTTCTACGGCGGCGGCTACCACGACATCGAGCCCCGAGCCCGCCAATCCGCTTAA
- a CDS encoding NAD-dependent epimerase/dehydratase family protein, whose product MLVGVTGGTGFVGAHSVAEIVRSGHRVRLLAREEARVVKALGPLGVDSKAVDVAVGDVTDARAMAAFVKGTGAVLHAASVYSFDSRDREAMARTNVRGTEVVLEAARKRGVPAVHVSSVGALFPSLSASIGPWSPVGKPRETYLATKAAAEEIARGHQDEGAPVVITYPPALLGPHDPHLGDQNARLRDVLRGLMPFWPSGGLPLGDVRDTALMHAEAITAPGGSRVFGPSHFLTTRAYLKTVRAVTGRALPTLFLPAKAMFPIGKTADLVQRGWPWHIPAEYGALYTCAVAVPTDGGAPTAGIGPREFTDTVTDSVRWLHRTGRLTARQAGTASHTESRKAMA is encoded by the coding sequence ATGCTGGTGGGTGTGACCGGTGGTACCGGCTTCGTGGGTGCCCACTCGGTGGCCGAGATAGTCCGAAGTGGACACAGGGTTCGGCTGCTGGCAAGGGAAGAAGCCAGGGTCGTCAAGGCGCTGGGCCCGCTCGGCGTCGACTCGAAGGCGGTCGACGTCGCAGTGGGCGACGTCACCGACGCGCGGGCCATGGCGGCCTTCGTCAAGGGGACCGGCGCCGTGCTGCACGCGGCGTCCGTGTACTCGTTCGACAGCCGGGACCGCGAGGCCATGGCGCGCACCAACGTCCGCGGCACCGAGGTCGTGCTCGAAGCGGCACGCAAGCGGGGCGTCCCGGCCGTGCACGTGTCGAGCGTCGGCGCGCTCTTCCCGTCACTCTCGGCGTCGATCGGCCCTTGGTCGCCGGTCGGCAAGCCGAGGGAGACGTATCTCGCGACGAAGGCGGCGGCCGAGGAGATCGCGCGCGGGCATCAGGACGAAGGCGCGCCGGTCGTCATCACCTATCCGCCCGCGCTGCTCGGCCCGCACGATCCGCATCTGGGCGACCAGAACGCGCGGCTGCGTGACGTGCTGCGCGGGCTGATGCCGTTCTGGCCGTCGGGCGGACTGCCGCTCGGCGACGTCAGGGACACCGCGCTGATGCACGCTGAGGCGATCACCGCCCCCGGCGGCAGCCGCGTGTTCGGGCCGTCGCACTTCCTGACGACCCGCGCGTACCTCAAGACCGTGCGCGCGGTCACCGGGCGCGCGCTGCCCACGCTTTTCCTGCCCGCCAAGGCGATGTTCCCGATCGGCAAGACCGCGGATCTCGTCCAGCGTGGCTGGCCATGGCATATCCCCGCCGAGTACGGGGCGCTGTACACCTGCGCGGTCGCGGTGCCCACCGACGGCGGCGCGCCGACGGCGGGCATCGGCCCGCGTGAGTTCACGGACACGGTGACGGACAGCGTCCGCTGGCTGCACCGGACAGGACGGCTGACCGCCAGGCAGGCGGGCACCGCGTCGCACACCGAATCCCGAAAGGCGATGGCATGA
- a CDS encoding acyl-CoA carboxylase subunit epsilon, producing the protein MTEIRIERGVPDAEELAALIAVLASLAAQPRPAKPAPVSPWRGPSWRESAVDSTRLR; encoded by the coding sequence ATGACCGAGATCAGGATCGAGCGCGGCGTCCCGGACGCCGAAGAGCTCGCCGCGCTGATCGCGGTGCTCGCTTCGCTGGCCGCCCAGCCGCGGCCGGCGAAGCCCGCCCCGGTCTCCCCGTGGCGTGGTCCCTCGTGGCGAGAGTCCGCTGTGGACTCAACTCGCCTTCGGTAA
- a CDS encoding acyl-CoA thioesterase — translation MSGYYEIRHTVGFEETNLVGNVYYVNYLRWQGRCREMFLKEKAPAVLEEVRDDLKLFTLKVDCEFFAEITAFDELSIRMRLEEQTSTQVQFAFDYVHLHPDGERLVARGRQRIACMRGPNTATVPSRVPEALREALVPYTLTAGV, via the coding sequence ATGTCCGGGTACTACGAGATCCGCCACACGGTCGGGTTCGAGGAGACCAACCTCGTCGGCAACGTCTACTACGTGAACTACCTGCGCTGGCAGGGCCGGTGCCGCGAGATGTTCCTCAAGGAGAAGGCGCCCGCGGTGCTGGAGGAGGTCCGCGACGACCTGAAGCTGTTCACCCTCAAGGTGGACTGTGAGTTCTTCGCCGAGATCACCGCCTTCGACGAGCTGTCCATCCGGATGCGCTTGGAGGAGCAGACCTCGACCCAGGTCCAGTTCGCCTTCGACTACGTCCACCTGCACCCGGACGGCGAGCGGCTGGTCGCCCGCGGCCGTCAGCGCATCGCCTGCATGCGCGGCCCGAACACGGCGACGGTGCCCTCACGGGTGCCGGAGGCGCTGCGTGAAGCGCTGGTCCCGTACACCCTCACGGCTGGGGTATGA
- a CDS encoding DUF6222 family protein: MTTNEASTETTETEEIALLMFQPAPVRTPQLARGLRWSDVVAEIERDRDRMGRAA; encoded by the coding sequence ATGACCACGAACGAGGCGTCGACCGAGACCACGGAGACGGAAGAGATCGCCCTGCTGATGTTCCAGCCCGCGCCGGTGCGCACCCCGCAGCTCGCCCGCGGCCTGCGCTGGAGCGACGTGGTGGCCGAGATCGAGCGCGACAGGGACCGCATGGGACGGGCGGCGTGA
- a CDS encoding acyl-CoA carboxylase subunit beta, translating into MEMLRAHRAEQRSLIFDGNAAAVQRQHSLGKRTARERLDLLLDEGSFTEVQQLTRRRSGGPHTDGVVVGSGTIDGRRVYVYAQDFTLFGGSLGEAHAAKIQKVMDLAVATGSPLIGLNDSGGARIQEGVLALHGYGGIFRRQVEASGVIPQISVVLGPCAGGAAYSPALADFTFMVRDTARMYLTGPDVVEAVTGHRVSHDELGGADVHGSLSGVATVVHDDEESCLEDVRYLVSMLPRNYLEQAPHTGGSGAENDERPRLAEIVPVEPNQPYDMREVIAEIVDDGEFFEIHELWAANVLCAFARIDGHVVGIVGNQPLVFAGVLDGPASQKAARFVRFCDAFGIPLVTLVDVPGFLPGVEQEHSGIIRHGATLLSAYCEASVPRVQVILRKAYGGAYIVMDSRAIGTDLSLAWPTNQIAVMGAEGAVNVLHRKELATAKDPARLRSKLVAEYTEEFMHAGYAAERGLVDDVIDPVDTRSAIARGLAMVRDKRKPMPQRKHGNPPV; encoded by the coding sequence ATGGAAATGCTGCGCGCGCACCGGGCCGAGCAGCGGTCGCTGATCTTCGACGGCAACGCCGCCGCGGTGCAGCGGCAGCACTCGCTCGGCAAGCGCACCGCGCGTGAACGGCTCGACCTGCTGCTCGACGAGGGCTCGTTCACCGAGGTGCAGCAGCTGACCAGGCGACGCTCCGGCGGCCCGCACACCGACGGCGTGGTGGTCGGCTCCGGCACCATCGACGGCCGCCGCGTCTACGTCTACGCGCAGGACTTCACGCTGTTCGGCGGTTCGCTCGGCGAGGCGCACGCGGCGAAGATCCAGAAGGTGATGGACCTCGCGGTCGCCACCGGCTCGCCGCTGATCGGGCTCAACGACAGCGGTGGCGCGCGCATCCAGGAGGGTGTGCTCGCGCTGCACGGCTACGGCGGCATCTTCCGCCGCCAGGTCGAGGCGTCCGGGGTGATCCCGCAGATCAGCGTCGTGCTCGGCCCGTGTGCCGGCGGCGCGGCGTACTCGCCGGCGCTGGCCGACTTCACGTTCATGGTCCGTGACACGGCCAGGATGTACCTCACCGGCCCTGACGTGGTCGAAGCCGTTACCGGGCACCGGGTTTCGCACGACGAGCTCGGCGGCGCGGACGTGCACGGTTCACTGTCCGGGGTGGCCACGGTCGTGCACGACGACGAGGAGAGCTGCCTCGAGGACGTGCGCTACCTGGTTTCGATGCTGCCCAGGAACTATCTGGAGCAGGCGCCGCACACCGGCGGGTCCGGCGCCGAGAACGACGAGCGGCCAAGGCTCGCCGAGATCGTCCCCGTCGAGCCGAACCAGCCCTACGACATGCGCGAGGTCATCGCCGAGATCGTCGACGACGGCGAGTTCTTCGAGATCCACGAACTCTGGGCCGCCAACGTGCTCTGCGCCTTCGCCAGGATCGACGGGCACGTGGTCGGCATCGTCGGCAACCAGCCACTGGTGTTCGCCGGTGTGCTCGACGGCCCGGCGTCGCAGAAGGCGGCCCGGTTCGTGCGGTTCTGCGACGCGTTCGGCATCCCGCTGGTGACACTGGTCGACGTGCCCGGCTTCCTGCCGGGGGTCGAGCAGGAGCATTCCGGCATCATCCGGCACGGCGCGACGCTGCTGTCCGCCTACTGCGAGGCCTCGGTCCCGCGCGTGCAGGTCATCCTGCGCAAGGCGTACGGCGGCGCGTACATCGTGATGGACTCCCGCGCCATCGGCACGGACCTGTCGCTGGCCTGGCCGACGAACCAGATCGCCGTGATGGGCGCGGAGGGCGCGGTCAATGTGCTGCACCGCAAGGAACTGGCGACCGCGAAGGACCCGGCCAGGCTGCGCAGCAAGCTCGTCGCGGAGTACACCGAGGAGTTCATGCACGCCGGCTACGCCGCCGAACGCGGCCTCGTCGACGACGTGATCGACCCGGTCGACACCCGCTCGGCGATCGCCAGGGGCCTGGCCATGGTCCGCGACAAGCGCAAGCCGATGCCCCAGCGCAAGCACGGGAACCCGCCGGTATGA